A single Paenibacillus kribbensis DNA region contains:
- a CDS encoding divergent polysaccharide deacetylase family protein, which produces MSKRRKLNMRNIIKKAIQAFRDRNQPTYAHVYHPSSKIRRTAVVCISACLMFMVCGTAWSMGTDIANATDKQEHEKKMVAIIIDDMGNNMKGTEQILQLPVKITVAVMPFLPTTQQDAIEAHKRGHDVIVHLPMEPKQGKPEWLGPGAIKANMTDDEVRAKVTAAIKNVPHAIGMNNHMGSKVTSDKRIMSIVLDVCKEHGLFFVDSRTNYWSVVPELAAEKGMPPVRNDIFLDDTHTLAHVNRQITKVMEWLDKHDTCVTIGHVGVAGRYTSSALQSSVPTLKDHAKFVGISDLVRSEWGWKGNPAANTTIPSNVQ; this is translated from the coding sequence ATGAGTAAACGACGGAAGCTGAACATGAGAAATATCATTAAAAAAGCGATACAGGCATTTCGTGATCGAAACCAGCCAACGTATGCGCATGTTTATCACCCAAGCTCTAAAATACGAAGAACCGCTGTGGTCTGTATTTCGGCCTGTTTGATGTTCATGGTGTGTGGGACTGCTTGGAGCATGGGAACTGATATTGCAAACGCAACAGACAAGCAGGAACATGAGAAAAAAATGGTTGCCATCATTATCGATGACATGGGGAACAACATGAAAGGGACAGAGCAGATTTTACAATTACCCGTTAAAATCACGGTGGCTGTGATGCCCTTTCTGCCTACAACCCAACAGGATGCCATCGAAGCGCATAAGCGCGGTCACGATGTCATCGTTCATCTTCCCATGGAGCCAAAGCAGGGAAAGCCGGAATGGCTTGGACCGGGAGCGATCAAGGCCAATATGACGGATGATGAAGTACGCGCCAAGGTGACAGCAGCCATTAAGAATGTCCCTCATGCGATAGGGATGAATAACCACATGGGTTCCAAAGTCACCTCAGACAAGCGCATTATGTCCATTGTGCTGGATGTTTGCAAGGAGCATGGGCTATTTTTTGTCGATAGCCGTACAAATTATTGGTCTGTGGTACCTGAACTTGCCGCTGAAAAGGGAATGCCACCCGTGCGCAATGATATTTTTCTGGACGATACTCATACGCTCGCCCATGTGAATCGGCAAATTACAAAGGTAATGGAATGGCTCGACAAGCACGACACCTGCGTAACGATTGGACATGTCGGTGTAGCTGGCAGGTACACGTCCTCGGCTCTCCAATCATCGGTTCCTACGCTAAAAGATCATGCCAAGTTTGTTGGCATTAGCGATCTGGTGCGTTCTGAATGGGGATGGAAGGGGAATCCTGCGGCCAACACTACCATACCGTCAAATGTGCAATAA
- a CDS encoding YqhG family protein, with product MSMSSQQVQRFVLTYLEATGCSVIERSPNHVTVKLSIEADKALTNRPYYWGYVERTGVPAQTMSFTFIFDGEAYRTEQERLSNQAPPAPAAGNPAQDQVMGRYFGHVPALPQFGPGRVLQEELHYGSRRLHQIFEAARDGGKYVYLFEQPDARQLTARSPVVYEAWLGVCYKVEFACDLKREELHWLGISLKSGTIMSDFGDMLEARQLSPLLAGNMHVQSAKLTVPEASNSLESYLTDQLQKQDYSWAEQAKERLREELEVIDHYYEDLTKEQKDQDKEEVDKKEAIMEQHQARRKEMVWQYEPKVLVSAINCGIFHLR from the coding sequence GTGAGCATGAGTTCGCAGCAAGTTCAGCGTTTTGTCCTAACGTATCTGGAAGCTACCGGATGCAGCGTAATCGAGAGATCGCCCAACCATGTAACCGTCAAGCTTTCTATCGAAGCGGATAAAGCCTTAACCAACCGACCCTACTATTGGGGGTACGTAGAGCGTACCGGCGTTCCAGCACAGACGATGTCCTTCACGTTCATCTTTGATGGAGAAGCCTACCGGACGGAACAGGAACGCTTGTCCAATCAGGCACCGCCAGCTCCAGCAGCAGGCAATCCCGCTCAGGATCAGGTAATGGGCCGATATTTCGGCCATGTTCCGGCGTTGCCGCAGTTCGGGCCCGGACGTGTTTTGCAAGAGGAGCTTCATTATGGAAGCCGTCGTTTGCATCAAATTTTTGAAGCAGCACGGGACGGGGGAAAATATGTTTATTTGTTTGAGCAGCCTGATGCCCGTCAGTTGACTGCCCGTTCTCCCGTAGTCTATGAAGCCTGGCTCGGGGTCTGCTACAAGGTTGAATTTGCCTGTGATTTGAAGCGAGAGGAGCTTCATTGGCTGGGCATTTCACTCAAGAGCGGCACAATCATGTCCGACTTTGGCGACATGCTCGAAGCCCGTCAACTAAGCCCGCTGTTGGCGGGCAATATGCATGTGCAGTCTGCCAAGCTAACTGTCCCCGAGGCTTCCAATTCGCTTGAAAGCTACCTCACTGACCAGCTCCAGAAGCAGGATTATAGCTGGGCAGAGCAAGCAAAGGAACGATTGCGGGAGGAATTGGAGGTCATTGACCACTACTACGAAGATCTAACCAAGGAGCAGAAAGATCAAGATAAAGAAGAAGTGGACAAAAAAGAAGCCATAATGGAGCAGCATCAAGCCCGTCGTAAAGAAATGGTATGGCAATATGAGCCCAAGGTACTCGTATCCGCCATTAACTGCGGCATATTTCACCTGCGGTAA
- a CDS encoding N-acetylmuramoyl-L-alanine amidase — MQNKKLNKIWLTGLGVTLCILCSSVFAPFVDAASQPGKKSTELNKTTDGQSSTSSPYHAFAKPVVLIDVGHGGVDGGTSHKKLLEKDINLAIGQKLYLILRSQGYPAVLNRDKDYALSDDNRWLPSKSRHLKDLAQRKSLTEQLPTSLVVSLHVNWAKRSDKRGPIVLYQDEGGSYLLAERIQHSLNRLFCMNRETIYGKPFYLLNTIQHPAVIVETGFISNAQDRAMLSADRGQKNIAEAIAEGIIAHLTVW; from the coding sequence GTGCAAAATAAGAAATTGAACAAGATATGGCTGACAGGACTTGGGGTGACTTTATGCATCCTTTGCAGTTCTGTATTTGCGCCCTTTGTTGATGCAGCTTCTCAGCCCGGTAAAAAAAGCACTGAACTGAACAAGACCACAGATGGTCAATCCAGCACATCTTCACCCTATCATGCATTTGCCAAGCCTGTTGTCCTAATCGATGTTGGCCATGGCGGTGTGGATGGCGGAACAAGTCACAAGAAACTTTTGGAAAAAGACATCAACCTTGCCATCGGTCAAAAACTGTACCTGATTTTGCGCTCGCAGGGCTATCCTGCTGTCCTGAATCGGGACAAGGATTACGCACTGAGTGACGATAACCGCTGGCTTCCCTCCAAATCGAGACACCTAAAAGACCTTGCCCAGCGCAAAAGTCTCACCGAGCAGCTGCCTACCTCCTTGGTTGTAAGCCTCCATGTTAATTGGGCCAAGCGCTCCGACAAACGGGGACCGATTGTTTTATATCAGGATGAAGGCGGCAGTTATCTGTTAGCTGAGCGAATTCAGCATTCATTAAACCGCTTATTTTGCATGAACAGAGAAACCATTTACGGAAAACCCTTTTATCTTCTGAATACAATCCAGCATCCCGCAGTCATTGTGGAAACGGGATTTATCAGTAATGCACAAGACAGAGCCATGCTTTCAGCGGATCGTGGACAGAAAAACATTGCTGAGGCTATAGCCGAAGGCATTATTGCACATTTGACGGTATGGTAG
- the msrA gene encoding peptide-methionine (S)-S-oxide reductase MsrA gives MEKATFAGGCFWCMVTPFEELPGIHGIVSGYTGGTVPDPTYEQVKTGTTGHYEVVQITFEPELFPYEKLLELYWPQTDPTDAEGQFQDRGTQYKPAIFYHTEQQRELAEQSKQQLAQRGRFDKPIVTEILPASVFYPAEEYHQNYHKKNVKHYKEDRAQSGRDEFINKNW, from the coding sequence ATGGAAAAAGCTACTTTTGCAGGTGGATGCTTTTGGTGCATGGTGACTCCGTTTGAGGAGCTGCCTGGCATTCATGGCATTGTCTCAGGCTATACTGGAGGGACGGTTCCCGATCCGACTTACGAGCAGGTTAAAACAGGAACTACAGGTCACTACGAGGTAGTGCAGATTACGTTTGAGCCTGAACTGTTTCCATATGAAAAGTTGCTGGAATTGTATTGGCCACAAACAGATCCCACCGATGCGGAAGGTCAATTTCAGGATCGGGGTACACAGTATAAACCTGCTATTTTTTATCATACCGAGCAGCAGCGGGAGCTTGCAGAGCAGTCAAAACAACAACTGGCACAAAGAGGACGTTTTGATAAGCCAATCGTAACGGAAATTCTTCCGGCTTCGGTATTTTATCCGGCTGAGGAGTATCATCAGAATTACCACAAGAAAAATGTGAAGCACTATAAGGAAGATCGCGCCCAATCAGGTCGTGATGAGTTTATCAACAAGAACTGGTAA
- a CDS encoding beta-L-arabinofuranosidase domain-containing protein, which translates to MSNKRSDLEIVQGDIEVLHLGNLKTVEFDIHLPTEGKNGSKITWVSKDDRWIDGSGKVHQPEYGKGDRVVPITATFQYGESSLQKIFEVKILEEKNRIQVEKVFPIVIKQEVNKEFYLPSAVSIRTVSGDVLAHSVTWHGGEHRCFSEVGEQKAAGYLTDTLYEVEAVIFIESQVENKSNKAPQLHDISTQKVHLEGPSLLKSAQNRRLQFLLTVNDDQMLYNFRKAASLDTLNAPAMIGWDSDESLLKGHTTGHYLSALALCYASTGNERIHQKLAYMVDELNKVQLAFEADDRYHYGFLSAYSEEQFDLLEVYTRYPKIWAPYYTLHKILAGLLDSYHIAGIEPALVIADKVGDWIYNRLSVLPHEQLKKMWGLYIAGEFGGINESLAELFTYTQKEHHIAAAKLFDNDRLFFPMEQQVDALGAMHANQHIPQIVGAFKIFEATGEQKYYDIAKFFWESVVNAHIYSIGGTGEGEMFKQPHKIGTHLTEHTAETCASYNLLKLTKQLYVYENDAKYMDYYERTMLNHILSSTDHECLGASTYFMPTSPGGQKGYDEENSCCHGTGLENHFKYAEAIFFEDGDSLYVNLFVPAVLNDEGKGLQVVQSVPEIFNGEVEIRIETLTRTNLRVRIPYWHQGEVTTFVNHTKVNTVEENGYLVLSQEWNKGDQVTMKFTPRLRLEHTPDKADIASLAFGPYILAAVSDQKDYFELPLNHGNLPEKFERVANSNRFIFKDLHLEFAPLAELNHEHYHLYIKTK; encoded by the coding sequence ATGTCAAATAAACGGAGTGATCTGGAAATCGTTCAAGGGGATATTGAGGTTTTGCACCTGGGAAATTTGAAGACGGTTGAGTTCGATATTCATTTGCCGACTGAAGGCAAAAATGGTTCTAAAATTACTTGGGTGTCGAAAGATGATCGTTGGATTGACGGTTCGGGGAAAGTACACCAGCCCGAGTACGGGAAGGGGGATCGGGTGGTTCCGATTACCGCTACCTTTCAGTATGGAGAGTCGAGCCTTCAAAAGATTTTTGAAGTTAAAATTTTGGAGGAGAAAAATAGAATCCAGGTCGAAAAAGTCTTTCCCATCGTTATAAAGCAGGAAGTGAACAAGGAATTTTACTTGCCTTCCGCGGTCTCCATTCGAACCGTAAGTGGAGATGTCCTGGCCCATTCCGTGACATGGCACGGGGGAGAACATCGTTGTTTTTCGGAAGTCGGGGAGCAAAAAGCTGCTGGCTATTTGACGGATACGCTTTATGAGGTAGAGGCTGTTATCTTCATTGAGAGCCAGGTTGAAAACAAGAGCAATAAAGCACCTCAACTGCATGACATTTCGACACAAAAAGTACATCTGGAAGGCCCCTCTTTGTTGAAATCCGCGCAGAATCGGAGACTGCAATTTTTATTGACAGTCAATGATGATCAAATGCTATACAATTTTAGGAAGGCCGCCAGTTTGGATACGTTAAATGCACCGGCCATGATCGGGTGGGACTCGGATGAAAGCTTACTGAAAGGGCATACCACCGGCCATTATCTCTCCGCTCTGGCTTTATGCTATGCATCCACCGGGAATGAACGGATTCACCAGAAATTGGCTTACATGGTCGATGAGTTAAACAAAGTGCAGCTTGCCTTCGAGGCGGATGATCGTTACCATTACGGATTTCTTAGCGCCTATTCCGAAGAGCAGTTCGATTTGCTGGAAGTGTATACACGATACCCGAAGATTTGGGCTCCTTATTATACCTTGCACAAAATATTAGCTGGCTTGTTGGATAGTTATCATATAGCGGGAATAGAACCGGCGCTGGTTATTGCCGACAAAGTGGGGGACTGGATTTACAACCGGTTAAGCGTACTGCCACATGAACAATTGAAAAAAATGTGGGGCTTGTATATTGCTGGCGAATTTGGCGGCATCAATGAATCGCTGGCCGAACTCTTTACTTACACGCAAAAGGAACATCATATTGCTGCTGCAAAGCTGTTCGATAATGATCGTTTGTTCTTTCCGATGGAACAACAAGTTGATGCTTTGGGCGCAATGCATGCCAACCAGCATATTCCACAAATCGTAGGCGCATTCAAGATTTTCGAGGCTACCGGGGAACAAAAATATTATGATATCGCAAAGTTTTTCTGGGAATCTGTTGTGAACGCGCATATCTACTCCATCGGAGGAACCGGCGAAGGGGAAATGTTTAAGCAGCCGCATAAAATAGGCACGCATCTTACGGAACATACGGCTGAAACCTGTGCTTCATACAATTTGCTGAAATTGACCAAACAGCTATATGTGTATGAGAACGATGCAAAGTACATGGATTATTACGAAAGAACAATGCTAAACCATATTCTTTCTTCGACAGATCATGAATGCCTGGGCGCCAGCACGTACTTTATGCCCACTAGTCCAGGCGGACAAAAAGGATATGATGAGGAAAACTCCTGCTGCCACGGTACGGGATTAGAAAACCACTTTAAGTATGCCGAAGCGATTTTCTTCGAGGATGGCGATTCCTTATATGTCAACCTGTTCGTTCCAGCGGTATTGAATGATGAGGGTAAGGGATTGCAGGTTGTACAATCCGTACCGGAAATTTTCAACGGTGAAGTCGAAATTCGCATTGAAACGTTAACGAGAACGAATTTAAGAGTTCGCATTCCCTACTGGCATCAAGGAGAAGTCACGACCTTCGTAAATCATACAAAAGTGAATACTGTAGAGGAGAACGGTTACCTTGTTCTTTCGCAAGAGTGGAACAAAGGAGATCAAGTGACCATGAAGTTTACACCTCGGCTGCGTCTGGAGCATACACCGGATAAAGCCGATATCGCATCTCTGGCCTTTGGCCCTTATATTCTGGCCGCTGTCTCGGACCAAAAAGATTATTTTGAACTGCCGTTGAATCATGGGAATCTCCCGGAAAAATTTGAGCGAGTGGCAAATTCAAACCGTTTTATTTTCAAGGATCTGCATCTCGAATTTGCGCCACTAGCTGAACTGAACCATGAACACTACCATCTATATATTAAGACTAAATGA
- a CDS encoding helix-turn-helix transcriptional regulator encodes MMYFVNKEYLEQATFLSAGTFITDQPWIHKERIIDSYEIISPVDSTLYIESNNVPYAIESGEILVVPPHTLHRGLKVYQGRMKFHWLHFSASCLKLKTEAEVIQEISENDLDRLIILPVYTNKVDSRRFHIMFNQLLDLYEEKKHKNYLNAYLSCLLYELTSEIMNYLIQKNFNGNQLQPIQDWIRIHAFENITLEHIANHFKYNKNYLSRIYKENTGIGISEQIIKFRLKHAKELLTETDLSIIEIASEVGYDDSKYFMRLFKKYETVTPTQYRKTFYRKHFNKK; translated from the coding sequence ATGATGTACTTCGTTAATAAAGAGTATTTGGAGCAGGCCACCTTCTTGTCCGCTGGCACTTTTATTACAGATCAGCCCTGGATCCACAAAGAAAGAATCATCGATAGTTATGAAATCATCAGTCCCGTGGATTCAACCCTGTACATCGAAAGCAATAACGTTCCCTATGCTATTGAATCGGGCGAGATTCTTGTTGTTCCTCCTCACACGCTTCACCGGGGACTTAAAGTTTACCAAGGCCGTATGAAATTTCACTGGCTTCATTTTTCGGCAAGCTGTTTAAAACTTAAAACAGAAGCGGAGGTCATCCAGGAGATTAGTGAAAACGATCTGGACCGGTTGATTATTTTGCCTGTTTATACCAACAAAGTAGACTCCAGGCGCTTCCATATCATGTTTAATCAATTGCTCGATTTATACGAGGAAAAGAAACATAAAAATTACTTAAACGCTTATTTATCCTGCCTCTTATACGAATTGACCTCGGAAATTATGAATTATCTGATACAAAAAAATTTTAACGGAAACCAGTTGCAACCGATTCAAGACTGGATCAGAATTCATGCCTTTGAGAATATCACACTCGAACACATTGCAAATCATTTTAAATATAACAAAAACTATTTATCCCGAATTTACAAGGAAAACACAGGAATCGGAATTTCGGAACAGATTATTAAATTCAGGCTAAAGCACGCTAAAGAGCTATTAACCGAGACAGACCTGAGCATTATCGAAATCGCTTCGGAAGTCGGGTACGATGATTCCAAATATTTCATGCGCCTGTTTAAAAAATATGAGACCGTCACCCCCACACAGTATCGAAAAACTTTTTATCGCAAGCACTTTAACAAAAAATGA
- a CDS encoding alpha-galactosidase, which translates to MGVPIVYHEKSRQFHLFNNEISYIFGIMPNHQPGQLYYGKKIHDREDFTHLLELGFRDMSPCVFEGNAKFSLEQVKQELSVFGSGDLRHCGLHILQEDGSHTACFEYMNHEILSGKPLLEGLPATYVEADGEAQTLRVFLIDHWLGCQVELQYTLYSDLPVLTRSIKLSNSGEQKIRLDSAMSLNLDLPDKDYEMIELTGAWGRERHIQTHALHQGIQSIYSLRGHSSHHYNPFIGLKRKGTTEFFGEVIGLSLIYSGNFLAQVEVDTYDVTRVMMGIHPHGFSWSLLPGESFQTPEVVMVYADKGLNQMSQAFHELYRTRLVRGTWRDRTRPILINNWEATYMKFNEEKILGIARSAAELGIELFVLDDGWFGERNTDTTSLGDWYPNKDKLPDGISGLARKITDLGLKFGLWFEPEMISKESELYRNHSDWTLSVPYRSMSPGRNQYVLDLTKAEVIDFLDEAMSKILAESDISYVKWDMNRSMSEVFSAGRESDFQGKVYHQYILGLYELFERLTRKFPEVLFESCASGGGRFDPGMLYFCPQGWISDDTDAMERLKIQYGTSMVYPISSMGSHVSAVPNHQTNRSTSLVTRGDVAYFGTFGYELDLNLLSDTEKATIREQIDFMKENQELLHQGIFYRLVSPFEGNATAWMILAKNKNRAIVGYYRTLTEVNVGYKRLKLVGLDADKKYRIAHADERYYYGDELMEIGILLNDSTSGDYLSKVPKGDFLSRLFILEAE; encoded by the coding sequence ATGGGCGTGCCAATCGTCTATCATGAAAAGTCTAGGCAGTTTCATCTATTTAATAATGAAATCAGTTATATTTTTGGCATCATGCCCAATCATCAGCCGGGGCAATTGTATTATGGAAAAAAAATCCACGACCGCGAGGACTTTACGCATCTTCTGGAACTGGGCTTCCGCGACATGTCCCCCTGTGTGTTCGAGGGGAACGCAAAATTTTCCCTCGAACAGGTCAAACAAGAGCTTTCCGTATTCGGCTCAGGGGATCTGAGACATTGTGGATTGCATATTCTCCAGGAAGATGGCAGCCATACGGCGTGTTTTGAATACATGAATCATGAGATTCTCTCCGGCAAACCTTTGCTTGAAGGATTACCTGCAACTTATGTGGAGGCTGACGGGGAAGCTCAAACGCTTCGTGTTTTTCTAATTGACCATTGGCTTGGTTGTCAAGTGGAATTGCAGTATACCTTATACAGCGACTTGCCTGTATTGACCAGAAGCATAAAGTTAAGCAACTCAGGAGAGCAGAAAATTCGGCTTGATTCCGCGATGAGCTTGAATCTGGATCTTCCGGACAAAGATTATGAAATGATCGAACTAACCGGAGCTTGGGGAAGAGAGCGGCATATTCAAACACACGCGCTTCATCAGGGCATTCAGAGTATTTATAGTTTGCGCGGACATAGCAGTCATCATTATAATCCGTTCATCGGATTGAAAAGGAAGGGGACAACGGAATTTTTCGGGGAAGTGATCGGATTGAGCCTGATCTATAGCGGCAACTTTTTGGCTCAAGTAGAGGTGGATACTTACGATGTCACGCGTGTGATGATGGGGATTCACCCGCATGGATTCAGTTGGAGTTTGCTGCCGGGAGAAAGCTTCCAGACTCCTGAAGTCGTGATGGTGTATGCGGATAAAGGGTTGAATCAAATGAGCCAGGCCTTTCATGAGCTCTATCGAACACGATTAGTGAGAGGGACTTGGAGAGACAGGACGCGGCCTATTTTAATTAATAACTGGGAAGCCACTTACATGAAGTTTAATGAAGAGAAAATATTGGGGATTGCGCGGTCGGCCGCCGAGTTGGGAATTGAGTTATTTGTGCTGGATGATGGATGGTTCGGTGAGCGAAATACGGATACGACCTCATTGGGGGACTGGTATCCCAACAAGGATAAATTGCCTGACGGGATTTCCGGTCTTGCCCGTAAAATAACGGATTTGGGCCTGAAATTCGGACTTTGGTTTGAACCGGAGATGATTAGCAAGGAAAGTGAGCTTTATCGGAACCACAGCGATTGGACATTGTCTGTTCCTTATCGCTCCATGAGCCCGGGTCGCAACCAATACGTATTGGACTTGACGAAGGCCGAAGTCATTGATTTTTTGGATGAAGCTATGAGTAAAATACTGGCCGAGTCGGACATCTCCTACGTAAAATGGGATATGAACCGCTCGATGTCGGAAGTGTTCTCCGCAGGCAGAGAGAGTGATTTTCAAGGAAAAGTGTATCATCAATACATTTTAGGATTGTATGAACTATTCGAACGACTGACCCGTAAGTTTCCGGAAGTGCTATTTGAATCTTGTGCCAGCGGAGGAGGCAGGTTTGATCCAGGCATGCTGTATTTCTGTCCGCAAGGCTGGATCTCAGATGATACGGATGCGATGGAGCGATTGAAAATCCAATACGGCACATCTATGGTATATCCAATTAGCAGTATGGGGTCTCATGTATCGGCGGTCCCTAACCATCAAACCAACCGCAGCACTTCGCTTGTCACACGAGGAGATGTGGCTTATTTTGGGACCTTCGGATATGAGCTGGATTTAAACCTGCTATCCGATACGGAAAAGGCAACGATAAGGGAACAGATCGACTTTATGAAAGAGAACCAGGAGCTATTACATCAGGGGATCTTCTATCGACTGGTGAGTCCATTTGAAGGAAATGCAACCGCTTGGATGATACTGGCGAAGAATAAAAATCGCGCCATTGTGGGGTATTATCGTACACTTACCGAAGTCAATGTAGGGTATAAGCGGTTGAAACTAGTCGGGCTAGATGCGGATAAAAAGTATCGTATTGCCCATGCCGACGAGCGTTACTACTATGGAGACGAATTGATGGAAATCGGCATCTTGCTGAATGACAGCACTTCCGGAGACTATCTATCCAAAGTCCCAAAGGGAGATTTTTTGTCCAGATTATTTATTCTGGAAGCTGAATAA
- a CDS encoding YqzE family protein: protein MAKSDELVTYITERIVRYIETPRDVRRSQKRAREPWMNKWFGMLPLALKMWIKSARRRRRERH, encoded by the coding sequence ATGGCGAAGAGTGACGAGTTGGTGACATATATTACGGAGCGGATTGTTCGGTATATCGAAACGCCGCGTGACGTGCGACGCAGCCAAAAACGGGCCAGAGAGCCGTGGATGAACAAATGGTTTGGCATGCTGCCGCTCGCTCTTAAAATGTGGATAAAATCCGCACGCAGAAGACGAAGGGAGCGACATTGA
- a CDS encoding M24 family metallopeptidase, whose translation MGDEANRTFTEENGGGKLPAMYVSNPKNVRYLCGFTGEDSSLILTGDAVLFITDSRYVEQAREELSDLIQIVCWNRSLLDETAEIIRKHHIQEIGFEGSYLSYSHGELFKSLAQIKTRITDGCVEAFRAVKDEDEICKTLEAVKIVDRTFMHILNFIRPGISEKQVATEMEYFMKCIGSEGTPFETLVVSGIRSAYPHGVASEKMIELGDMVILDFGATFQGYSSDMTRTIAVGKPDSRLSEIYDLVLEAELAGVDAICHGMKSKELDSMIRSPFVRENMNDRFNHGAGHSIGLDNHEAPYISYRSEDEFVENMIMTVEPGLYLPGLGGVRIEDDVLVRKEKSLVLTGSPKKDLIQLPFYE comes from the coding sequence GTGGGTGATGAAGCGAATCGAACGTTTACTGAAGAAAATGGCGGAGGGAAGCTGCCGGCCATGTACGTAAGCAATCCGAAGAATGTCCGTTATCTGTGCGGGTTTACAGGGGAGGATTCATCTTTGATCCTTACTGGAGATGCTGTTTTGTTCATTACTGACAGCCGCTATGTGGAACAGGCCCGCGAAGAGTTAAGTGATCTGATTCAGATTGTGTGCTGGAATCGATCATTGCTGGACGAAACAGCAGAAATTATCCGTAAGCATCATATTCAAGAGATTGGATTTGAAGGCTCCTATTTAAGCTACAGCCATGGAGAGCTTTTCAAGTCGTTGGCCCAAATCAAGACCAGAATAACGGATGGTTGTGTAGAGGCGTTCAGAGCGGTTAAAGACGAGGATGAAATCTGCAAAACTTTAGAGGCCGTAAAAATAGTTGATCGGACGTTTATGCACATTTTAAATTTTATACGCCCGGGAATTTCCGAGAAGCAGGTGGCAACGGAAATGGAGTACTTCATGAAGTGTATCGGGTCCGAGGGGACTCCCTTCGAAACCCTCGTTGTATCCGGCATCCGCTCTGCTTATCCCCACGGAGTGGCCAGCGAGAAAATGATCGAACTGGGAGATATGGTGATCCTGGATTTTGGTGCCACCTTCCAGGGATATTCTTCAGACATGACCAGAACGATTGCGGTTGGCAAGCCTGATTCACGCCTTAGTGAAATTTATGATTTGGTTCTGGAGGCGGAGTTGGCGGGTGTGGACGCTATTTGTCACGGAATGAAAAGCAAAGAACTGGATTCGATGATTCGTAGTCCATTTGTAAGAGAAAATATGAATGATCGATTTAATCATGGTGCTGGCCACAGCATTGGACTGGATAACCATGAAGCGCCTTATATCAGTTATCGGTCTGAAGACGAATTCGTGGAGAATATGATTATGACGGTTGAACCGGGCTTATACTTGCCAGGTCTTGGAGGAGTTCGGATTGAGGATGACGTTCTGGTCAGAAAAGAGAAGAGCCTAGTATTGACAGGATCTCCGAAAAAGGATCTAATCCAATTGCCGTTCTATGAATAG